The Lolium rigidum isolate FL_2022 chromosome 1, APGP_CSIRO_Lrig_0.1, whole genome shotgun sequence region CCCTCCCCCGCCGACCTCGATGCCGGCCTCCTCGCCGCGGCTCTCGACGTGCTCGAGGCCGAGTTCTGCCGCCTCCTAGCCGAGCACTCCGCCCCGCTAACCATGCCGGACCCCAGCACCACCAAACCCGCCCCCATAACCCCGCCCCGCATCCCCGCCGCCGCGGTGCAGAAGCTGAGCCTAACCCTCGACCGCCTGGCCGCCAACGGGCGCCTGGACTACTGCGCAGCCGCCTACGCCGACGCGCGGGGCGACACGGTGAGCGCCAGCCTACGCGCGCTCGGGCTCGACTACCTGCGCGAGCCCGCCGAGGACGCGCAGGCCCTCAGCCCCAGCGTGGAGCTCTGGGGCCGGCACCTCGAGTTCGCCGTGCGCCACCTGCTCGAGGCCGAGCGCAAGCTCTGCCTCGCCGTCTTCGCGCCGCgccccgaggccgccgccgcctgcttcGCCGACGTCGCGGCGCGGGCCGGgatcctcgacttcctcggcttcGCGCGCGCCGTGGCCGACGCCCGCAAGGACCCCATCAAGCTGCTCCGCTTGCTCGACGTCTTCGACGCGCTCAGCCGGCTCCGGCTCGACTTCAACCGCCTCTTCGGCGGGAAGGCCTGCGTGGAGATCCAGACCCGGACCCGCGACCTGGTCAAGCGGGTGGTGGACGGCGCCGTCGAGATCTTCGAGGCGCTGCTCGTGCAGGTCGAGCTGCAGCGCAACATGCCGCCGCCCGCCGACGGCGGGGTGCCGCGCCTCGTGACATTCGTGCCCAAGTACTGCAACCAGCTCCTCGGGGACCAGTACCGCGCCGTGCTCACGCAGGTGCTCACCATCCACCGCAGCTGGCGCAAGGAGGCATTCGACGACAAGATGCTCGTCGACTCCGTGCACGACATCGTCAAGGCCCTCGAGGCCAACTTCGACACTTGGTCGAAATCATACGAGGACAAGACGCTCTCCTATCTCTTCATGATGAACACACACTGGCACTTCTTCAAGCAcctcaagagcaccaagatggggGAGGTCCTGGGCGATGAATGGCTCCGGGAGCATGAGCAGTACAAGGACTACTACTCCCAGATATTCCTGAGGGAGAGCTGGGGAACGCTTGCGCCCCTGCTGAGCAGGGAAGGTTTGATCTTGTTCTCCAAGGGGCAGGCTACGGCAAGGGACTTGGTGAAGCAGCGCTTCAAGTCCTTCAATGCTAGCTTTGCTGAGATGTACCAGAAGCAGTCCGCATGGATCGTCCCAGATAAGGATTTGCAGCAGAGGCTTTGCCACCTTGTGGTGCAGGCTATAGTGCCTGTTTACCGAAGCTTCATGCAGAACTACGGGCCGCTTGTTGAGCAGGATGGCAGCGCCAGCAAGTATGTCAAGTACAGCACTGAAGACCTTGATAAGATGCTCAGCACCCTCTTCATGCCCAAGCAGCCGAGGAGGACTGGAAGCTTACAGATCAGGAACTCAAATGGCAAGATTAACAGTGCAATGACTGGGCTGTATCGGAGCGCTTCAACATTGCAGTAGCATCTTCTCAACTGTGAAAAGATTGGTTGGATGTACAGAATTGTGCAATAACTGGATAAGCAAGAATTTGTTTACTTCGAGCCAGTAATCCAAGATCCAATAATGGCTTGATGATAAAGAGCTGCTGGAGAATTAGAAGAACATAAAACTTCTCCAGCACTGACATAGTGGGGAAGAAGGAACCTGAAATGTTTCCTCAGAGCATGTCTTGTTGGCCGCCTTCCCCTAGACCATTCTCTTCACATTATTATCTCTAGCGGTATATTCAATTCATTTTAGGAGCTTATGCGGGGAGAATAGCATATGTAATCAGTTGTTGGTATATGTCAAAGATTTGTTGTATTATGGGTGGGTGGTTAGTTAGATATGCTATAATTTTTAGCGTTATCAACATGCAGTGAATTATATTGAAGTATATTATCCTTGGTGTAAAAAATGACAGTTATCTGGTATATGTCGAAGTTTGTTTGATATGCTATAAGTTCAGTGTCATCAAAATGCAATGAATTATATGGAGGTATACCAAAATGACAATGAGTAGTTGACTGACTATATGTGACAAGAATTCTACCTATCTTCAAAATTTCTATTGCTAGAAACTGCCATTTTCGCATATCTCTCTCTTTTACACACTGCTTACCTATTTTGCTACCTATTACTCTATGCTTGTTTATGACCAGCCCTACAGATGAATCACTCTCTCCTGTGATGAGTATTCTGGTAAGCGTTTCCCTGATCTTCATAGTGTGCTTCTTTGTGAGCTAGTCGGTTATGTGCTGCATAtgcatatacatgttgaagtgatCACCTGTACTACCGCTCCTCGATTACTATTGACTCAGGCATATCACTTCGCATCACTTTCAATGCAACTGCTACTGTATGTGTGTTTTGACAAAAGAAATCactgaactcagggagccgaattgagtttccgtTTTACACACTGCTTAGCTATTTTGTTACCAGTACCTAGTACTGTATAGGTGTATATTTCTTTATGCGCAACTTTACAGATGAATCAGGCTCTCCTATGCGCAGTAGTCTCTGGAGGTAATTGATTCCCTGAGCTCTAAAGTGTGCTGTTTGGCGAGGTAGGCAGTTATTTATATGCATACATGCTCAAGTGATCATAGCCCCCCGATTACTAAATACTGACCAGGGCATATCACTTGGCATCACATTGCGATGTCAACTGTGACTGTGTGTCCTTTGACAGAAAAATCACCCGAATTCGCAGGTAATGCTAAATTATCGTTCCATATGGTGGTTTGTAAATGGGATCACCCACTAGTTGGAGTTAAATTGAGCATGTCtgtgctactccctccgattcatattacttatggatcaagtaatatgaattagAGGAAGTAACAATGACTCCAGGGTTGATGTGAACACGAGATCTATTTGGCAACTTCAAAATATACCGGTGTCTGTGCACCCTCTTGGGTAAACGTGAGCACACCCCTAGAGATACCATTTCAGGCATCgtcaaaatgaaaaaaaaaatagcaatTGAACTATATAATAATAGAAAATTTCAAGCAAGAATAGTGGTTTGGATAGAACAAGAGAAAAATGCTACAATAGGAAGAAAAGAGGTTAAAGTGGGTACCATACCGAATTTGGGGCACCCTATTCCGATCCGAAGAAAATTGGTAGCAACACCTCAATCGGGCGCCAACTAATGTGAGAGAACCGggggcctccctccctctccagaTCTAGTGTGAGAGGCCCGAGGCTCTCCCTCCCTCCCCAGATCTGACGACCACCGGCCATGCTTGAGCCAGTCGTCCTATCAAGCGCCAGAAGAACCCCATACATGCGCTGGCCGCGGCACTACCCAAACGGACAGACATGGCGCATGTGCACCACCGTGGCTTGGGCGTGAGATCTACTCGGAGCACAACCTGAGGGTGCACATCAATTTCGACCAGGATGCACTCCATAGAGAGGTGTCGCGAGCCAACTCCCCGGGACTAGCTAGATTATACATCGAGATCTCCCCAAGCGCCCGACCTAAAGCCTTCGGACGCGCCGTGGAGATAAGAGATTTTGTGGTGAATTGGATCGGAGGAGATTGAAGCTGCTGGTGCTAGGGTGAACTTTAAAGAGATGCGTGTGTGGGTGAGTGGTGGGGTCGGGTGTGTTTGTGtggagagggggagggggaggggggtaCCGTCAAATATTGATAGGCAAGTTTGATGGAAATAATTATAAAATAGACGGAGTTAACTCTTGCACCTAAATGGTTACCATTGTTCAGCGTCAAGATTCATGACAAGATAAAAGGGAGCGCACCAAAGCAAATTCCACCGAGTATCGAAAGTTGAGCGACTATACGTGGCTATGCAATGATAACATCGAAAGCGGTTACAGCCAATGGTGACGTGCATATAGTGGTATAGAATTGGGGGCACGCTAAATGCAATTCCATTTTCTTTCTGTAGTATCATCAATTAAACGATTTTGCTCTACAGAGAAATAAAGCTAGATCTTCTGGAATCTGGTTGTCTTCGGGCCGTTCAGACCATAGTTAAAGGGGATCAGGAGCCATCTGAGAGCTGGACCCTTTATCATGAAGCTAGAGAGTTGCTGAAGGTTTATCAGGATCGCACGAGCAATGAAGCGACCACATGTCTTAGTGTAATTAGGCAAGTCTGGTTTTAGTGGTTTCTTACTGGATGCTATTCCAACCTGTGTGTTGGCATTAACCATAAacatttgtaaaactcttatgccTAATATAAAGCTCACGCTTcctgtaaaaaaaaaaactagagacTGAAAGAACCAAGTTGTGTCGCTGTATCGCTGCTAGGAAATAGCCGTGCAGCCTTTGCCAGTCAGCTTACGGGCTGCAGGCCTTCCTCGCTCTGCGGCCTACTTGTGGGCTTGGGTGCCCAACCAGCACAAACTTTCTATGTCCGTGTACGGTGCGTCCGTGCCGATCCTGATACGAAACACAAAAGGCCAGGGTGTTTATGCACCCTTTATTCCaaatgcattttaaatatatttaaaaatttaaataaaaatataaaatgtcaCTTGTATATCTTGACATGATACATTCTTATGAAGTTGTTTCAGAAAAAAAATGACATGTTTTGTGCCCTGTGTAAAAAAATAAACATTTGGTGCTAAAGGGcacaaaaattgttggttttatgtACAACTTTACGTGGACTCATAGAACTATCTATGTGGAAATTTGTTTCCTAATTTATTTTAACTTTTTCAAATATATTTTGTACATACCTAGTGAATATGCACCCGGAATCAGTTGAGTTTCCGACAGAAAAGGAGGAGTTTATCTCAAACACTGACTGAACTTATCGGGAGCGTAATAGTCTTGACCGAGATTACATGCTACTCTCACTGACAGTACGGGTTTCCCCAAATCTTATCCCATTCACGATCCTGTTTTCCTCCTTGCAGCTCCATCATCGTTGGATTGCCGTTGCCGTGTATGCCTCACCACGGTAAGCATGCCAGAGCAACCACCTCCCTATCCTCCATCGATCAACCACTCCATCTCGTCCCCTCCTCCTCTCCATGGAGCCTTCCGTGTGCACCTGTGGTTGTCATCGTCGACGCcgcgccgcgccatagaggcagACCTTCACAGTCCATGTCGTTGTTCCTCTGAACTCCAAATCGCCTCGTCTGAGGACTCGAGTCGGCAAGGGCATAATCGACCGCATTGTCTAGGTATTCTTCATCTCCGTCCGACCGCTGATTCTGTCAGTCCCTCACGGGAGCGGGTGCACCTGCTGCACAACTCCTCGCTCTCTTCGGCCCTCTACGTCGTTATGCAGCCAAGGCGGTGTCGTTCTCCCGCGCTCTCACGGAGGCGCGGACAGCTGTACCGCTTGGCAAGGGAGCGTCCCTGGAGTGGCAGTGCTCGCACAGCTCACACATGGACGACGTGCCGACACGGTGGCTGCCACGCTCCAGTCAGATTTGAGGTGTGTCATTGACTCGAGAGCCCTACTTATTTTGGAGGGAAAGTTTGCTACGAATTTTTTTTGGCGTTTGATAAAACACACTGTCCAATTATGTCTTTGCCAAGTACCATTAGAATTTTGTGAAATATTTGCCAGAACAGATCGCATGGTCAAAAAAGGCAAAGTTTGCACTTTTCTTCAAAATCGGCCATAGCATGATCATTCCAGACAAAAGTGCAAAAATTTTCGGTTTAAGCTATGTGGTGTGCGAAAACTCACATTGTAGCTTGGGCTACATATAGCTCGTTTGAAAAACAAAACTGAAATCGGTATTTCTAAGTTCTAAAAAATTGTGAAAAATCTGGCTATAGGTAATTATGTATTCCACAATCATGCAAAGTTTCAATACAAAATTCATTGTaatctgggctacacaaaaaaaaaatttggataGTTTTCGGGTTTTCGACATTTGTACTGTTCACTATTCTTAGATCTATACTTTTGTTATTTTTCTATATTTTGTACTGAAATTTTACATACGTGTGGTATATATCATCAACTACACAcaaattattttcaattttttttgaaacttcaaaatatgatttttaaatttCCCATGAaaacgagctacatgtagctcgtccTCTAAAATGCTGCACTTGTGTGGTGTGTTCTAGTAAATATGCCACAAAATTATTATGATACTTGGAAAAGGCATAATCGGGCGATATGTTTTAACAAACTTACAAAAATAACGGTGTCTTTAAACAAATTTTCCCTATTTAGTATGAGTATTTTATGATTAAATAAAAAATGAAGGATTTAGTTTAGACCGAAATTCGCAAATTCAAGATCCAAACGGCAAGGATTTAGAGTTTATGGTTTATTTCGCGGAGCCTCAATAAGCTAATGGTTTAACTAGACTTTTTTCCAAACAGAAAAACATCACAGGCGTGTAAAGCTTAAGACACCGCTCTCTCTTTCTCCGGCCTATCTAATCATCCCGACAACTGAAAGTGATGGACAACGACGTCAAGCTTTTGCTGACAGTCTCTCCTGTATATCCCGCGTGATCTATGTGTCGCCGTCTGAAGCAACCACGCTGCCAACAACGACGGAGCCGCGCCGGCGTCAACCGGCACCGGAGGGAAAGGTGACGGCGATGCGATCGAGAGGAGCAAAAGTGATCCCCAGAAAATGCACCTCCGAAACCACTCTGTCTCGCACGATTACTCCTACTCCCCAGGACCTGGAGTGCGTCGCTCCACGCTGGCCACCATCACTTGTCCAGTCTCTCCTTTGCTTTCTGTTGCAAACTTGAAACTGCACCGAACGGTAATTAGGTCTGCGTGACTGCGTGGATGATGAAATCATGGAAATGCACCTGGATGGGAATTAAACGAAGTGCAGGCCTGAATGTATATCTCCCGACATTCCAATTTCCAAAATATGGTCTCCCTGTTTCTCCACTAACTAGTAACTAAATTACATTTTCTAGATTGAGCTAATTACATGGAAGGTAGTACAACTTGCACATGATGTGCAGGATATTGCGGTCCTACAACTTGTCAAACAGGGCGATAATTGGTCCTAGCCAATGTGCAGACGACACGTGGATGCCATGCTGGCAAAGGCGCACATACACAGTTTCGTTGCAATTTTCGCCACATACCGCCTAGAGCTCCATAACTTCACAAATAGATCCTCGTATTATTTCTCAGTACCAAAAAAATAACCCCCCAGGGCACGATCCAATCCCGAACCACTACAcagagcggcggcgacggtgagcgGCGAGGGCAAGCTAGGGACGGGGTGTGGATGCACTGATGGCTTCAGAGAAAGGCCAAAATGCAAGTGGCGGCATCAGCATCGGCGGAAGCAGCAGGGCTTACGGCAACGACTGGAAGGTGGCGTCTGTTATTTACTACCCTACGGTGAGGAGGACCCTGGGGGACGGTTGGGCGAGGTTCTCCGGTAAGTTTTCGATCTTCTTCTCCTCTTAATTGACTAGCATNNNNNNNNNNNNNNNNNNNNNNNNNNNNNNNNNNNNNNNNNNNNNNNNNNNNNNNNNNNNNNNNNNNNNNNNNNNNNNNNNNNNNNNNNNNNNNNNNNNNagcaatttaacgaaggagaaacttcgccatgaatactatgagtagaaaccaaggacatatttgtccatatgctacagcggagcgtgtatctctcccatacaagcatgaatgctaggatccattttattcaaacaaaacaaaaacagaaacaaacaaaccgacgctccaagaaaaagcacataagatgtggccgaataaaaatgtagtttcagggaggaacctcgataatttgttgatgaagaaggggatgccttgggcatccccaagcttagacgcttgagtcttcttgatatatgcaggggtgaaccaccgggtgcatccccaagcttagagctttcactctccttgatcatgttgcatcatactcctctcttgatccttgaaaacttcctccacaccaaactcgaaacaactcattagagggttagtgcacaatataaattgacatattcagaggtgacacaatcattcttaacacttctggacattgcataatgctactggacattagtggatcaaagaaattcatccaacatagcgaaagaggcaatgcgaaataaaaggcagaatctgtcaaaacagaacagttcgtattgacgaattttaaaatggcaccagacttgctcaaatgaaaatgctcaaattgaatgaaagttgcgtacatatctgaggatcatgcacgtaaattggcataattttctgagcttcctgcagggcagtgggctcagattcgtgacagcaaagaaatctggaactgcgcagtaatccaaatctagtacttacttttctatcaacggcttaacttggcacaacaaaactcaaaactaagataaggagaggttgctacagtagtaaacaacttccaagacacaaaataaaaacaaagtactgtaggtaaaaacatgggttgtctcccataagcgcttttttaacgccttcagctaggcgcgaaagtgtgtatcaagaattatcgaagggtggtgcattctcagcgaggtgtggagttttctcaactaggcatattatattagatacataagttttagcatcttcattagtcttaggtgtgctactctcatcaaacaaattttctggaacaagccaagcataattattttctagtgcatcattcatagctaggagcttgcatggtattggtgctttgatctcctctccatcatcaatattattagtgtatcttattctatccatatccatcttttcaaggagactagcaaaattagtaggagaaccaagcatattgaatttagcaaacacctttctagcttctcttgctagaccaccaaattctctaagaagggtttctaaaacaaaatctttcttttccccttcttccatatcaccaagcgtgaaaaacatgtgttggattataggattaagattaacaaatttagtttccaacaagcgaactaaatgcgcagcagcaatttcataagtaggcgcaagatctatcaagtgtctatcttcaaaattttcaatggtaccaacatggttgaagaattcttctatattatttctcccaactatagacccacgtcctaccggtatgttctttgtggtaaaattaaaaggaaacatgatgaaataagtaaagtgaatgcaagtaaactaattttttttgtgtttttgatatagcaaacaagatagcaaataaagtaaaactagcaactaatttttttgtattttgatttagtgcagcaaacaaagtagtaaataaaataaagcaagacaaaaacaaagtaaagagattgagaagtggagactccccttgcagcgtgtcttgatctccccggcaacggcgccgtaaaatatgcttgatggcgtgtatttcacacgttcgttgggcaaccccaagaggaaggtatgatgagcacagcgagcaagttttccctcgaaagaaaccaaggtttatcgaaccgggaggagccaagaagcacgttgaaggttgatggcggcgggatgtagtgcggcgcaacaccggagattccggcgccaacgtggaacctgcacaacacaaccaagctactttgccccaacgaaacagggaggttgtcaatctcaccggcttgctgtaacaaaggattaaccgtattgtgtggaagatgattgtttgcagagaaaacagtaaaaacaagtattgcagtagattgtatttcaagaaagagaattggaccggggtccacagctcactagaggtgtctctcccataagacgaacaagcatgttgggtgaacaaattacagcttgggcaattgacaaataaagagagcatgacaatgcacatacatatcatgatgagtatagtgagatttaattgggcattacgacaaagtacatagaccgccatccaaccgcatctatgcctaaaaagtccaccttcaaagttatcatccgaacccctccagcattaagttgcaaagcaacagacaattgcattaagtatggtgcgtaatgtaatcaacaactacatccttagacatagcatcaatgttttatccctagtggcaacaaagcacaacacaaccttagaactttctcatcatcgtcctggtgtcaatgcggcatgaacccactatcgagcataagtactccctcttggagttaaaagcatctacttggccagagcatctactaataacggagagcatgcaagatcataaacaacacataagcataactttgataatcaacataacaagtattctctattcatcggatcccaacaaacgcaacatatagaattacatatagatgatcttgatcatgataggcagctcacaagatccgacaatgatagcacaatggggagaagacaaccatctagctactgctatggacccatagtccaggggtagactactcactcatcactccggaggcgaccatggcggtgtagagtcctccgggagatgattcccctctccggcagggtgccggaggcgatctccaggatcccccgagatgggatcggcggcgacggcgtctccgcaatgttttccgtatcgtggctctcggcatcgggggtttcgtcacggaggctatttgtaggcggaagggcaagtcaagaggcggcacgggggcccacaccacgggccggcgcggccaggggggggccgcgccgccctagggtttggccaccccgtggcccctcttcgtctctccttcggacttccggaagcttcgtgagaaaataggcctccgggcttttatttcgtccaattccgagaatatttctttactaggatttctgaaaccaaaaacagcagaaaacaaagaatcggcacttcggcatcttgttaataggttagttccagaaaatgcacgaatatgatataaagtgtgcataaaacatgtagataacatcaataatgtggcatggaacacaagaaattatcgatacgttggagacgtatcaacctgcTGTTCTGTTTGGACAGATTTCTGTCACTATTTACATTTTCCTCGTAATCTCCTTCTGTTTAAGTTCTTTCGaggaaagagctttttgaagaagttaATACAGTAGCTAATGATTTAATTGATGTTTTATATATGTTATAACTGAgctcaagtggatttgttattttaattgcactaatgttgctaataagaattgtgtgaaattttgtatgaagaaagttttcaattgtagggagagaagaatgatgtaatgagatgaagaatggataaaagatcaagcttggagatgcccatgtcaccccaagaaatatccaagaggtacaagcgtcaaagcttggggatgcccaaggcatcccatcttcatcaacaaagcatcaggtcatctttctagacgttatatttttattgcttcatatgctatgtgttattcttggagcgtatttattttgtttttagtttttttctgtagcatatggttggatcccagatTTTTtgtggagaatgacacactccctttcaattgcatagaacactctagttttcgctcttattgttatgcgagtgttctagtttgctagtactgcgtttagctcttggttgttcactcgtattttgtttagagcttgttagttttctttatttaagtATGAGTAGATCTATgatatttattgattattatctatgagagttgtttcagatAAGTGTATTGGTGTTGGAGactagtaaaatgtttcatgcttatagtgctgTAAAATAAAGCTAGTTTAGATTGTGGCATAAACTTTgaaatgtcatgttggatgttattcttatcatatgcttggtagttattgttttagcatgacttgtctcaaatatctgagagtgcataatgtgccattgaaagaatcatgttttgtttccatcataaaaagcataGTATTgcagtattctcctttgatgctttattgggtggacttggcacatgtttacaccatattatgactacaaaccagctcaactaaagcctctatggtcatttaatttttgacttgtaatatcactttatgctttgattaataatgttttgtcgctatgcatgattatggccattatagctccaaccactaaaaatcAAAGTTTGCCAATCgtgtccatcatatctacctactagcatcattgctattccaagtatattcatcatgtttttatatatcttccaaattaaatattatcatgagaaaattagttagtaaagctctcacgaacttgataacACATTTACTTTCTTTCACTTAATAAACCTGAATCActatgactatcttatgaagattgTATGCTTGCAAACtacaagttgggagttagcacaaccatgatttcatggggcacgctttcaacattgcacttattcatatttagttgatatcatgttcttttgttttagGATGCCTGGCGGtatgaa contains the following coding sequences:
- the LOC124684727 gene encoding exocyst complex component EXO70A1-like → MGMDQEDDDDTRRRMASLQAARTALRAGVERSRAMTHALARSGTRMAEIQARLQSAEAAVRPIRAPRDALETAGPNIDRAVGPAAAVLKVFDAVHGLEPPLLAGADATAHDLPGYLAVVGRLEEALRFLADNCGLAAQWLADILAYLGDRGLADPRFVADLTNALSSLKTPSPADLDAGLLAAALDVLEAEFCRLLAEHSAPLTMPDPSTTKPAPITPPRIPAAAVQKLSLTLDRLAANGRLDYCAAAYADARGDTVSASLRALGLDYLREPAEDAQALSPSVELWGRHLEFAVRHLLEAERKLCLAVFAPRPEAAAACFADVAARAGILDFLGFARAVADARKDPIKLLRLLDVFDALSRLRLDFNRLFGGKACVEIQTRTRDLVKRVVDGAVEIFEALLVQVELQRNMPPPADGGVPRLVTFVPKYCNQLLGDQYRAVLTQVLTIHRSWRKEAFDDKMLVDSVHDIVKALEANFDTWSKSYEDKTLSYLFMMNTHWHFFKHLKSTKMGEVLGDEWLREHEQYKDYYSQIFLRESWGTLAPLLSREGLILFSKGQATARDLVKQRFKSFNASFAEMYQKQSAWIVPDKDLQQRLCHLVVQAIVPVYRSFMQNYGPLVEQDGSASKYVKYSTEDLDKMLSTLFMPKQPRRTGSLQIRNSNGKINSAMTGLYRSASTLQ